Proteins from one Candidatus Zixiibacteriota bacterium genomic window:
- a CDS encoding sigma-54 dependent transcriptional regulator, giving the protein MNTKPQNTPDDAIKLLVIDDDPKVPWILSERLSGQFEVISASDGFEGIQRASQEKPPLILLDVKMPGMSGLEVLERLRTAQLQTDVIMLSGHGETETVVRSMELGAAEFISKPFDPQEVELHLRKVLEARALRSENAQLKERLRTRFETLIGDSPAMQKVKSILEEIADSELTVLIRGESGTGKEVVARLLHAESGRANGPFTKVNCAAIPRDLLEAELFGYERGAFTGANRTKQGRFEAATKGTIFLDEIGEMPLELQSKLLQVLEQQEFVRVGGLNTIKVDVRILCATNRDLESAIAQQQIREDLYYRLNEMTLLLPPLREHMEDVPLLVKHFLDKYTATYNRPFAGLSSEGMQKLMAYAWPGNVRQLENLIKQVVVRNDESVIDELVGRAVPTRFTPVSAPSMQPTYAPGPDTSGYSLKVRVGAAVEREERALIAEVLRKTNWNRRKAADVLEISYRSLLYKIKDYGLSRSEL; this is encoded by the coding sequence ATGAACACGAAGCCGCAGAATACTCCCGACGACGCGATCAAGCTCCTCGTGATCGATGATGATCCGAAGGTCCCATGGATACTCTCGGAGCGCCTCTCCGGGCAATTCGAGGTGATTTCCGCCTCGGACGGCTTCGAGGGGATCCAGCGCGCTTCGCAGGAGAAACCGCCGCTCATCCTGTTGGACGTCAAGATGCCGGGGATGTCGGGGCTGGAGGTCCTGGAGCGCCTGCGCACAGCGCAGTTGCAGACCGACGTGATCATGCTCTCCGGACATGGCGAGACAGAAACGGTCGTGCGCTCGATGGAGCTCGGCGCGGCGGAGTTCATCAGCAAGCCGTTCGATCCGCAGGAAGTCGAGTTGCACTTGCGCAAAGTGCTCGAAGCACGCGCCCTGCGCAGCGAGAATGCGCAATTGAAGGAGCGCCTGCGGACACGCTTCGAGACATTGATCGGCGACTCCCCGGCGATGCAGAAGGTCAAGAGCATCCTCGAGGAGATCGCCGACAGTGAGCTGACCGTGCTCATTCGCGGCGAGAGCGGCACCGGCAAGGAAGTCGTGGCGCGCCTATTGCACGCCGAATCGGGGCGCGCCAATGGCCCCTTCACCAAGGTCAACTGCGCCGCGATCCCCCGCGATCTGTTGGAAGCCGAGCTGTTCGGGTATGAACGGGGCGCATTCACCGGCGCCAACCGCACCAAGCAGGGGCGTTTTGAAGCGGCCACCAAGGGGACGATCTTCCTCGATGAAATCGGCGAAATGCCGCTGGAATTGCAGTCCAAGCTGTTGCAGGTGCTGGAACAACAGGAGTTCGTGCGTGTCGGCGGGCTGAATACGATCAAGGTCGACGTGCGGATCCTCTGCGCCACCAACCGCGACCTGGAAAGTGCCATCGCCCAGCAGCAAATCCGCGAGGACCTCTACTATCGGCTCAATGAGATGACGCTGCTATTGCCCCCCTTGCGGGAGCACATGGAGGATGTGCCGCTGTTGGTGAAGCACTTCCTCGACAAGTACACGGCCACGTACAACCGTCCCTTTGCCGGGCTGTCCTCAGAGGGCATGCAGAAGCTGATGGCCTATGCGTGGCCGGGGAATGTGCGGCAGTTGGAGAACCTGATCAAGCAGGTCGTCGTCCGCAACGACGAGTCGGTGATCGACGAACTCGTGGGCCGAGCGGTGCCGACCAGATTCACGCCGGTATCGGCTCCCTCTATGCAGCCGACGTATGCTCCGGGTCCTGACACCAGTGGCTACTCGCTCAAGGTGCGGGTCGGGGCGGCGGTGGAGCGCGAGGAACGGGCGTTGATCGCGGAAGTGCTGCGCAAGACCAACTGGAACCGTCGCAAGGCCGCCGACGTTTTGGAAATCAGCTACCGTTCGCTGTTGTACAAGATCAAGGATTACGGTCTGTCGCGCTCGGAGTTGTAG
- a CDS encoding GAF domain-containing protein — MNKPHTAHLEALTGPSPSLPSSSERITGRILIVDDEPRMTSSVCELLAREGHQAVGAQSAREAIALLDIEPFDVVLADVRMPGGGGLDVLRAARAADPERPVILFTAYASVESAVAAINEGAYDYLIKPIDPHELHLTVSRAVKQRRLQLAGRRMLEELKESHRALSHRVAELNALHEVSAALSTTAELPRLLEAILRLATGVIGATHGSIMLADHKRGVLTVAAASGRAASEYLNISVPMGESIAGTVAVSGEPVLIENVETDPRFARCNRPQFETRSLVSAPLKTPNAIVGVICLADKRGTEAFSQEDLRLLTTLAAQAAMAIEDATHYQRVRRQLGEVMALHELSERLTGVERTDQMVMAVFACLEQLIPNQRLQWWQWESGQGNLRLGADTAHATFADPDGAPACAPDSGIWNDRDQLAQSLRHALSGTTFDAGTGALLAAPVRSAERPLGVFVILRSEQHAFEEAEKQLVRLVASQAERIFDRQRSLWNASRLVTMGKMISEISHDLRKPLTNIRGSLQVLRGRLPADNDTQTILTATEEEVVRLATLVTELVDFSNPKRYHTERRDVRPLLLRALALIDQTARKRGIEIITNIPPALRPIFCDENQLTEALLNVLMNAIEAMTDGGRLTFTVTAEPEFPDGDEQITVAITDTGTGMTPAEVARCFERYYTTKSSGTGLGLAIVERIIRAHDGRIVAESTPGVGTTFRLRLPVR; from the coding sequence ATGAACAAGCCGCACACAGCACACCTTGAGGCGCTCACGGGGCCATCCCCGTCCCTCCCTTCGAGCAGCGAACGGATCACCGGTCGCATCCTCATCGTGGACGATGAGCCACGCATGACGTCGTCCGTCTGCGAGCTCCTGGCGCGGGAAGGGCACCAAGCGGTCGGGGCACAATCGGCCCGCGAGGCGATCGCCCTGTTAGACATTGAACCGTTCGACGTCGTTCTGGCGGACGTGCGCATGCCGGGCGGCGGCGGTCTGGACGTGCTGCGTGCGGCACGAGCGGCAGACCCGGAGAGACCTGTCATTCTGTTTACGGCCTACGCCTCGGTCGAATCGGCGGTGGCGGCGATCAACGAGGGAGCGTACGACTATCTCATCAAACCGATCGATCCGCATGAACTGCACCTGACCGTGTCACGCGCGGTCAAGCAACGGCGTCTGCAACTGGCCGGCCGGCGGATGTTGGAGGAACTGAAAGAGTCTCACCGCGCCCTGTCACATCGCGTCGCGGAACTCAACGCCCTCCATGAGGTATCCGCTGCCCTGTCGACGACCGCCGAGTTGCCGCGCCTGCTCGAGGCGATTCTGCGTCTGGCCACCGGCGTGATCGGCGCCACACATGGCTCCATCATGCTGGCGGACCATAAACGTGGGGTCCTTACGGTCGCGGCGGCCAGCGGTCGCGCTGCCTCCGAGTATTTGAACATCTCGGTCCCGATGGGGGAATCGATCGCCGGGACCGTGGCCGTTTCCGGCGAGCCGGTGCTGATCGAGAACGTGGAGACCGACCCGCGGTTTGCCCGCTGCAACCGACCGCAGTTTGAGACCCGATCACTGGTCAGCGCTCCGCTCAAGACACCCAACGCCATCGTCGGCGTGATCTGTTTGGCCGACAAGCGGGGCACCGAGGCGTTTTCACAGGAAGATCTCCGCCTGCTGACCACGTTGGCCGCACAGGCGGCCATGGCGATCGAGGACGCCACGCACTATCAACGTGTGCGGCGGCAGTTGGGCGAAGTCATGGCTCTGCACGAGTTGTCGGAGCGATTGACCGGAGTCGAACGCACCGATCAGATGGTGATGGCAGTCTTCGCCTGTCTGGAGCAGTTGATTCCCAATCAACGTCTGCAATGGTGGCAATGGGAGAGCGGCCAAGGGAATCTGCGACTGGGGGCCGACACGGCCCATGCGACCTTTGCCGACCCGGATGGGGCACCCGCATGCGCGCCCGATTCCGGCATCTGGAATGATCGCGACCAGTTGGCGCAGTCGCTGCGTCATGCGCTTTCGGGGACGACATTCGACGCCGGGACCGGCGCACTCCTCGCCGCCCCCGTTCGGTCCGCCGAACGACCATTGGGCGTCTTTGTGATTCTCCGAAGCGAACAGCACGCGTTCGAGGAGGCCGAAAAACAGTTGGTGCGATTGGTGGCGTCGCAGGCCGAGCGCATCTTCGACCGACAGCGGTCGCTCTGGAATGCCTCGCGGTTGGTGACCATGGGGAAGATGATCTCGGAAATCTCCCACGACTTGCGCAAACCCCTGACCAACATCCGCGGTTCGTTGCAGGTCCTGCGCGGGCGACTGCCGGCCGACAACGACACACAGACCATCCTCACAGCCACCGAGGAAGAAGTCGTCCGCCTCGCCACGCTGGTGACCGAACTCGTGGACTTCTCCAATCCCAAGCGATATCACACCGAGCGCCGTGACGTACGACCCCTCCTCCTGCGCGCCCTGGCACTGATCGATCAAACGGCACGGAAGCGCGGCATCGAGATAATAACGAATATCCCCCCCGCGTTGCGGCCAATCTTCTGCGACGAGAACCAGTTGACCGAAGCCCTGCTGAACGTCTTGATGAACGCGATCGAAGCGATGACCGACGGCGGCCGTTTGACGTTCACTGTGACCGCCGAGCCGGAATTTCCGGACGGCGACGAACAGATCACGGTGGCGATCACCGATACCGGCACCGGCATGACCCCGGCCGAGGTGGCCCGCTGTTTCGAACGGTACTACACGACCAAGTCATCGGGGACCGGCCTGGGGCTGGCGATCGTTGAGCGCATCATCCGCGCCCACGACGGGCGGATTGTCGCGGAGAGCACCCCCGGCGTGGGGACGACATTCCGGCTGCGCCTGCCGGTGCGCTGA
- a CDS encoding ATP-binding protein has product MPTDRSSPTMPSVSHTAENGAASALDIGLIADLRRQIFDLHTVFDIARRFHAVPDTDALLEGILLASVGQLGVGRAAVVVAGPGEDGTLSRCRAVGWDDVPVGDWHVRVDSPLAQELLRRQGPAMYRTLDNSAAGGSSDVERLHRNGCEVVAPILARGELAGVLFLSGKLNRTAFTVDDEKFLGLLLEQFAVALDNARLYESEREMGAELLSTQERLARTEKLLALGRLSAAIAHEVRNPLGIIRNHLELIRPAIAVGSVDAERLDVIAAEVYRIERVVAGLLGAFHPVRDVAPRVDLSEIIADVGRSIAPQMQEHGIVITSDMPPSLPPAAGESESLRQVVLNLFLNARDAMSAGGTLSIMARCEGDWVIVEFTDEGPGIDPVIQQTLFAPFTTTKKPGEGTGLGLSICQSVVDGFGGSIEAANIPAPGHGAIFTLRLPRAAVGQCRPDALSPAESRS; this is encoded by the coding sequence ATGCCAACGGATCGATCATCCCCCACGATGCCGTCCGTATCGCACACTGCTGAGAACGGCGCCGCGTCGGCGCTCGATATCGGATTGATTGCCGATCTGCGGCGTCAGATCTTCGACCTGCACACCGTTTTCGACATCGCGCGGCGCTTCCATGCCGTACCGGACACCGACGCGTTGCTGGAGGGGATACTGCTGGCATCGGTCGGTCAGTTGGGCGTTGGTCGTGCCGCGGTGGTCGTCGCCGGGCCGGGAGAAGACGGCACCCTGTCACGCTGCCGCGCCGTGGGGTGGGACGATGTCCCGGTCGGCGACTGGCACGTGCGTGTCGACTCACCCCTCGCGCAGGAGCTGTTGCGGCGTCAGGGACCGGCCATGTATCGGACACTGGACAATAGCGCTGCCGGAGGCAGTTCTGATGTCGAACGCCTCCATCGCAACGGGTGCGAGGTTGTGGCACCGATTCTCGCGCGCGGAGAGCTTGCGGGCGTGCTTTTTCTGTCCGGCAAGCTCAATCGCACCGCGTTCACCGTCGACGATGAGAAGTTCCTGGGGCTGCTCTTGGAGCAATTCGCCGTCGCCCTGGACAACGCCCGGCTCTATGAAAGCGAGCGCGAAATGGGCGCCGAACTTCTCAGCACGCAGGAGCGATTGGCTCGAACCGAGAAGCTGCTGGCGTTGGGTCGCCTGTCGGCCGCCATTGCCCACGAGGTTCGCAATCCTCTGGGAATCATTCGCAATCACCTCGAATTGATCCGACCGGCGATTGCCGTGGGTTCGGTGGATGCCGAACGGCTGGACGTGATCGCGGCCGAAGTCTATCGGATTGAGCGTGTCGTCGCCGGGCTTCTGGGGGCCTTTCATCCGGTTCGCGACGTCGCGCCTCGGGTCGATCTCAGTGAGATCATCGCGGACGTGGGGCGGTCCATCGCGCCGCAGATGCAGGAGCACGGCATTGTCATCACCTCAGACATGCCACCGTCGTTGCCGCCGGCCGCGGGCGAGAGTGAATCGCTCCGTCAGGTGGTTCTGAATCTCTTCCTGAATGCCAGGGATGCGATGTCCGCGGGAGGCACGTTGTCCATCATGGCCCGATGTGAGGGCGATTGGGTCATCGTGGAATTCACCGACGAAGGGCCGGGAATCGATCCGGTGATCCAGCAGACGTTATTTGCCCCCTTCACCACGACCAAGAAACCGGGGGAAGGAACCGGCCTGGGCCTGTCGATCTGTCAGAGCGTCGTCGATGGCTTCGGAGGGAGTATCGAAGCGGCGAACATCCCGGCCCCGGGACACGGAGCGATCTTCACGCTCCGGCTGCCTCGTGCGGCAGTCGGGCAATGCCGACCCGATGCCCTCTCGCCGGCGGAGTCACGATCATGA
- a CDS encoding cytochrome c maturation protein CcmE, giving the protein MNKRYVIGIGIIVICGIVGFTAFRGSLTPYVGFAEARQLDRACQVMGTIDRSQVRYDHTAGMLRFAIVDEAGQSLPVAYRGVTPGNFDQANSVVCKGQYVNGVFEAEQLLVKCPSKYQGLETAGETNPHAGAVQDTV; this is encoded by the coding sequence ATGAACAAACGCTACGTCATCGGGATCGGGATCATCGTCATTTGCGGGATCGTCGGCTTCACGGCTTTCCGGGGATCGCTGACGCCATATGTCGGCTTCGCCGAGGCGCGGCAGTTGGATCGCGCCTGCCAGGTGATGGGGACCATCGACCGCAGCCAAGTCCGATACGACCATACCGCCGGGATGCTGCGTTTTGCCATCGTGGACGAGGCGGGGCAATCGCTGCCGGTGGCTTATCGCGGCGTAACGCCGGGGAACTTCGATCAGGCCAATTCGGTGGTGTGTAAAGGCCAATACGTGAACGGTGTCTTTGAGGCGGAGCAGTTGTTGGTCAAGTGCCCCTCCAAGTATCAGGGGTTGGAAACGGCCGGGGAGACCAATCCACACGCGGGAGCGGTGCAAGACACCGTGTAG
- a CDS encoding CcmD family protein — MTGNTTALIGVLITWAGIVLYLIRLDRRLPRRKDSA; from the coding sequence ATGACTGGGAACACCACGGCACTGATCGGCGTTCTGATCACCTGGGCGGGGATCGTCCTGTACTTGATCCGATTGGATCGTCGTCTCCCCCGCCGGAAGGACAGCGCATGA
- the ccsA gene encoding cytochrome c biogenesis protein CcsA, producing the protein MIFVKVGAVILITAVIVAAFLTPPPLTAMASGGDASRLFYFHVPMAQVSFLSFMVAAAFAIAYLRTRAAAHDRVAATSAELGMIFSVVAMITGSLWAKQAWGAYWNWDPRQLFLFALVLFYGAFFALRQATVNVEARRRLSAVYLIFGGAISPLLFFVLPRLYRSLHEDANQVVTAAATKPTMSAQVAVVFVTSTIGFLLLYLWLLQLGTAAARIHEEIGMREAKS; encoded by the coding sequence GTGATATTCGTCAAAGTCGGAGCCGTCATTCTGATCACTGCCGTCATTGTTGCGGCGTTTCTGACGCCGCCGCCGTTGACGGCGATGGCGTCGGGCGGGGATGCCTCGCGGCTGTTCTATTTCCATGTGCCGATGGCGCAGGTGTCGTTCCTGTCGTTCATGGTCGCGGCGGCCTTTGCCATCGCCTATCTGCGCACGCGCGCGGCCGCGCACGATCGGGTCGCGGCGACGTCGGCGGAACTGGGAATGATCTTCTCGGTGGTGGCGATGATCACCGGGTCGCTGTGGGCCAAGCAGGCGTGGGGGGCCTACTGGAACTGGGACCCCAGGCAGTTGTTCCTGTTCGCGCTGGTGTTGTTCTATGGCGCCTTCTTCGCGCTACGGCAGGCAACAGTGAATGTCGAGGCCCGGAGGCGGCTGTCGGCGGTCTATCTGATCTTTGGGGGTGCGATCTCCCCTTTGTTGTTCTTCGTCCTGCCGCGGCTCTATCGGTCGCTGCACGAGGACGCCAACCAGGTGGTCACGGCGGCGGCCACCAAGCCGACGATGTCGGCTCAGGTGGCGGTCGTGTTCGTCACGTCGACAATCGGTTTCCTCCTGCTCTATCTCTGGCTGCTCCAACTGGGGACGGCGGCGGCGCGTATACATGAGGAAATCGGTATGAGAGAGGCCAAGTCATGA
- a CDS encoding heme exporter protein CcmB: MTEIWAIFGKDVRTEYRTRYAVNALFLFALVTLTALSFATGGAGISPLLAAVFFWVILFFSALSSLAQTFVKETETKTELFLKLTAPDDAVFFGKWGFNLLLIVLLEIVLTPLFVVMLNVTMTHWGIWITTLLLGGIGLVSTTTLLGALIAAANVRGALFSVLAFPVLLPLLVTAIRVCEVCLGGRSETATGDAFLVLGAYAVISTTAGWLLFPFVWRD, translated from the coding sequence ATGACGGAGATCTGGGCCATATTCGGCAAGGATGTCCGTACGGAGTACCGCACCCGGTACGCCGTCAACGCGCTCTTCCTGTTTGCCCTGGTTACGCTGACGGCGTTGTCGTTTGCGACCGGCGGCGCCGGTATTTCACCGCTCCTGGCCGCGGTGTTCTTCTGGGTGATCCTGTTCTTTTCGGCGCTGTCGTCGCTGGCACAGACATTCGTGAAAGAGACCGAGACGAAGACCGAGCTGTTCTTGAAACTCACCGCCCCTGATGACGCGGTCTTCTTCGGCAAGTGGGGATTCAACCTCCTGCTCATCGTGCTTTTGGAGATCGTGCTGACGCCGCTGTTCGTCGTGATGCTGAACGTCACTATGACGCATTGGGGAATCTGGATCACTACCCTTTTGCTTGGAGGGATCGGCCTCGTGTCGACGACGACGCTCCTGGGCGCACTTATCGCAGCGGCCAATGTGCGAGGCGCCTTGTTCTCGGTGCTCGCCTTTCCGGTCCTTCTCCCCTTGTTGGTGACCGCGATTCGCGTGTGCGAAGTCTGCTTGGGCGGGCGGAGCGAAACGGCCACCGGCGACGCTTTCCTCGTGCTCGGAGCCTATGCGGTCATATCGACGACCGCGGGGTGGCTGCTGTTCCCGTTTGTGTGGCGGGATTGA
- a CDS encoding ABC transporter ATP-binding protein: protein MSTHHLTTHESGGRFALDLGHLSKSFGRRVICRDVTIELATGGSLAIVGPNGSGKSTMVKMIAGLTRPDAGTVHHRIDGQPVNSREWHRHTSLVSPELALYEELTALENLDFANRVGKWRRQRSDLIDTLDEFGLGGRGDDRVATYSSGMKQRLKLAAALLKQPLLLLLDEPTTTLDVDGSERVWAALARRQTALVIATNDPDEAQRAQERLVMGARA, encoded by the coding sequence ATGTCTACGCATCATCTGACGACCCATGAGAGCGGCGGGCGATTCGCCCTGGACCTCGGACACCTGTCCAAGTCTTTCGGGCGACGGGTGATCTGCCGGGATGTCACGATAGAACTGGCCACCGGCGGGTCGCTGGCGATCGTCGGTCCCAATGGGTCCGGGAAGAGCACGATGGTGAAGATGATCGCCGGATTGACCCGCCCTGACGCGGGCACGGTTCACCACCGGATCGATGGGCAACCGGTCAACTCCCGGGAATGGCATAGACATACCAGCCTGGTCTCACCGGAGCTGGCGCTCTACGAGGAGTTGACGGCCCTTGAGAATCTCGACTTTGCGAATCGTGTCGGGAAATGGCGGCGGCAAAGGAGCGATCTGATCGACACTCTCGATGAATTCGGCCTGGGCGGGCGCGGCGACGATCGAGTCGCAACATACTCCTCGGGGATGAAGCAGCGGCTCAAGCTGGCGGCGGCGCTGTTGAAGCAGCCGTTGCTGTTGTTGCTCGATGAACCAACGACCACGCTCGATGTGGATGGGAGCGAACGGGTGTGGGCGGCGTTGGCCCGCAGGCAGACCGCGCTGGTCATCGCCACCAATGATCCGGACGAGGCCCAACGAGCGCAGGAGCGGCTGGTGATGGGCGCAAGGGCATGA
- a CDS encoding protein kinase, translating to MIGQTIQHYQVTAKLGEGGMGEVYLATDTKLGRKVALKFLPREFATDPERRRRLELEATAASSLDHPNILTIYEINEHDGHPFIAMAYVDGVTLRDKLDAGPLTLAKAMRYGVQLAAALGAAHARGIVHRDVKPDNVLIGADDRARLTDFGLAKLKEPSGLTNRGATVGTVGYMSPEQAQGMDVDARSDIFSLGVMLYQMLTGKLPFAAEHAAAALYSIVHENPASIREVNPDVPSEAAGVVEKALAKRPDDRYPDGTALEGDLRAIARALELSRISSGQIPLARPSRRLRVVWAALGSLAVLAGLVLVLVPRLSRTTGGIEARAQENTLAVMHFENLSDPNDTARVGDVITELLTTDLSGSQYVKVVSSQRLYDLAKQEESADGRGIGREQVTQIARKAGATRMLTGALSKLGGRTIITAQISDVSSGDVIGSERVDGEDLYAMVDDLSVRIKRRLGLSEMQAQAGDLPVAEVTSANPEAYREYLQGMDHFYALDWADAHRSFDRALAIDSTFALAYLRKGIAYFSDGQRQKGMAMMAAAGRHMAKVTGCDRLLLKVFADDLMRWDLEDALRDLKRGTVECPTNKEVFFWAGNLAWDLNQTDTVIAYSRRALDLDPDYPFALLNLANGLITKRDFAAARPIVQRYLKVRPNDFIPYTLLTTIFEHQQQYDSALATAYRAVQVTRNRSAYQNVAEVQMRMGHPDSAILWCEKMRASDDNPFTDVLALRLIAQVHKAQGRFVEALRFFQQAAATSDAAGLKDQVAAVEINIGNLFYDTEQLSEALSHYERAGQLDSLNPTGLSRAAGVHAELGETQRMTAIVDALGRQWSGRIDSSFLRALAHDVAARAALAAGQNDQAIDGFLLARRLRNDTTQSRLPLAKAYIEAQRYDQAIYELIALRQDTEANWPSGEYIRSLYYLALAYARSGRPQDARETLERFLVFWGAPDWKVPLVDKAKELYAGLSAQ from the coding sequence ATGATTGGACAGACGATTCAGCACTATCAGGTGACGGCGAAATTGGGTGAAGGCGGAATGGGGGAGGTGTATCTCGCCACCGACACCAAATTGGGGCGCAAAGTGGCGTTGAAGTTCCTTCCCCGCGAGTTCGCCACCGACCCGGAACGCCGGCGACGTTTGGAACTGGAGGCGACGGCCGCCTCGTCACTGGACCATCCGAACATTCTCACGATCTATGAAATCAATGAACATGATGGGCACCCGTTCATCGCCATGGCCTATGTCGACGGCGTGACATTGCGCGACAAACTGGACGCCGGGCCCCTGACCTTGGCGAAGGCCATGCGCTATGGCGTTCAACTCGCTGCGGCGCTCGGTGCGGCCCATGCGCGGGGTATTGTGCACCGGGACGTCAAGCCGGACAACGTGCTGATTGGGGCGGACGACCGGGCACGTCTCACCGACTTCGGCCTCGCCAAGTTGAAGGAACCGTCGGGGCTGACGAATCGCGGCGCCACGGTCGGGACCGTCGGCTATATGTCGCCGGAACAGGCCCAGGGGATGGATGTCGATGCGCGCTCCGACATCTTCTCGCTGGGCGTGATGCTCTACCAGATGCTCACCGGCAAGCTCCCCTTCGCCGCCGAGCACGCCGCCGCGGCCCTCTACTCCATTGTCCATGAAAACCCCGCCTCTATCCGCGAGGTCAATCCCGATGTTCCGTCAGAGGCAGCGGGCGTCGTCGAGAAAGCGCTGGCCAAGCGACCCGACGATCGTTACCCCGACGGCACTGCGCTGGAAGGCGACCTGCGGGCGATCGCCCGGGCCTTGGAGTTGTCGCGCATTTCGTCGGGGCAGATTCCCCTGGCACGCCCCAGCCGACGATTGCGCGTCGTCTGGGCCGCGCTCGGCTCATTGGCCGTGCTGGCGGGGCTCGTCTTGGTGCTGGTGCCGCGTTTGTCGCGCACAACGGGAGGGATCGAAGCCCGAGCCCAGGAAAACACCCTGGCGGTCATGCACTTCGAGAACCTCAGCGACCCCAATGACACCGCCCGGGTCGGGGATGTCATCACCGAGCTTCTGACCACCGATTTGTCCGGGTCGCAATACGTCAAAGTCGTGTCCAGCCAGCGGCTCTATGACCTTGCCAAGCAGGAGGAGTCGGCCGACGGCCGTGGCATCGGGCGCGAGCAAGTCACCCAGATCGCGCGTAAGGCCGGGGCCACACGCATGCTCACCGGCGCCCTGTCCAAACTCGGAGGACGAACGATCATCACTGCCCAGATCTCCGATGTCTCGTCCGGCGACGTGATCGGCTCCGAGCGTGTCGACGGCGAGGACCTGTACGCGATGGTCGATGATCTATCCGTGCGCATCAAACGCCGCCTCGGACTGAGCGAGATGCAGGCGCAGGCGGGTGATCTACCCGTGGCCGAGGTGACATCGGCCAACCCGGAAGCGTACCGCGAGTACCTGCAGGGCATGGACCATTTCTATGCGCTCGATTGGGCGGATGCCCATAGGTCGTTCGATCGCGCACTGGCGATCGACTCGACCTTTGCCTTGGCCTATCTCCGCAAGGGGATCGCCTATTTCTCTGACGGGCAGCGGCAGAAGGGTATGGCCATGATGGCGGCGGCCGGGCGGCACATGGCCAAAGTCACCGGCTGCGACCGGTTGCTCTTGAAGGTGTTCGCCGACGATCTCATGCGCTGGGATCTGGAAGATGCTCTGCGCGACCTGAAGCGGGGCACCGTGGAATGTCCGACGAACAAAGAGGTGTTCTTCTGGGCGGGCAATCTCGCCTGGGACTTGAACCAGACCGACACCGTGATCGCCTACAGTCGTCGCGCCCTTGATCTGGATCCGGACTATCCCTTTGCTCTGCTGAATCTCGCCAATGGCTTGATTACCAAGAGGGATTTCGCCGCGGCTCGCCCGATCGTCCAGCGCTATCTGAAAGTCCGCCCCAACGACTTCATTCCCTACACGCTTCTGACGACGATCTTCGAACACCAACAGCAGTACGATTCGGCCCTTGCGACAGCGTATCGGGCGGTGCAGGTGACCCGTAACCGGTCCGCATATCAGAACGTCGCCGAGGTCCAGATGCGCATGGGACACCCGGACTCCGCCATTTTGTGGTGCGAAAAGATGCGTGCCAGCGATGACAATCCCTTCACAGATGTACTCGCCCTGCGGCTCATCGCCCAGGTGCACAAGGCGCAGGGACGCTTTGTCGAAGCCCTCCGGTTCTTTCAGCAGGCGGCCGCAACTTCGGACGCGGCGGGTCTCAAAGACCAGGTCGCTGCTGTGGAGATCAACATCGGCAACCTCTTCTATGACACGGAGCAGTTATCCGAGGCGCTCAGCCACTACGAGCGGGCGGGCCAGTTGGATTCGTTGAATCCGACCGGGTTGTCCCGTGCCGCGGGGGTCCATGCCGAGCTCGGGGAAACCCAGCGCATGACAGCGATCGTCGACGCGTTGGGGCGCCAGTGGAGTGGGCGGATCGATTCCTCATTCCTGCGTGCCTTGGCCCACGACGTGGCGGCGAGAGCGGCGCTGGCTGCCGGTCAGAATGACCAGGCGATTGACGGATTCCTCTTGGCCCGACGGCTTCGCAACGACACGACCCAAAGCCGCCTGCCTTTGGCCAAGGCCTATATCGAGGCCCAGCGATACGATCAGGCCATCTACGAGCTGATCGCGCTGCGCCAAGACACAGAGGCCAACTGGCCCAGCGGCGAGTACATCCGCAGTCTGTATTATCTCGCCCTGGCCTATGCCCGCTCCGGACGACCGCAAGATGCCCGTGAGACGCTGGAGCGATTCCTGGTCTTCTGGGGTGCCCCCGACTGGAAGGTCCCGTTGGTCGACAAGGCCAAAGAGCTTTACGCCGGCCTGTCCGCACAGTAG